In one Populus nigra chromosome 12, ddPopNigr1.1, whole genome shotgun sequence genomic region, the following are encoded:
- the LOC133669580 gene encoding WRKY DNA-binding transcription factor 70-like produces MGTCLSEKLSSSREKVIKELVQGHEFATQLQIRLQKPCGNFDGRFSSAGELVGKILRSFSETLSVITSSECAGGEICQNLASSLGDSACYDDRRSEDSGESKKRPATKDRRGCYKRKKISQSWTTVCPTIEDSHAWRKYGQKGILNAKYPRSYFRCSRKNEQGCKATKQVQRMEDNPDLYHTTYIGSHTCRNIPEAPQIITDSDPWESCNLTSSVSSHSKIPRYEEQDHHPLVGSSCEVEQESKEDQTPSGLADNVSSLNSFMWKDLIPFEEPVDEPTMILRSDYEAVDSIHLFSCTEVTSQSLDMDFVVKSFDFDCDFHFD; encoded by the exons ATGGGCACTTGTTTGAGTGAAAAACTATCATCAAGCAGGGAAAAGGTGATAAAAGAACTTGTTCAAGGCCATGAATTTGCAACCCAACTTCAAATTCGCCTCCAGAAACCTTGTGGAAATTTTGATGGGCGTTTTTCTTCAGCGGGTGAGCTTGTAGGGAAGATCTTAAGATCTTTTTCTGAGACTCTTTCTGTCATTACTTCTAGTGAATGTGCAGGTGGTGAGATTTGTCAAAATCTAGCAAGTTCACTAGGAGACTCTGCGTGTTATGATGACCGGAGGTCTGAAGATTCCGGCGAGAGCAAGAAGAGGCCGGCTACCAAGGATAGGAGAGGTTGTTACAAGAGAAA AAAGATTTCCCAATCATGGACTACAGTCTGTCCTACGATTGAAGACAGTCATGCATGGAGAAAATATGGGCAGAAGGGGATCTTGAATGCTAAATACCCAAG GAGTTACTTTAGGTGTTCTCGCAAGAATGAACAAGGTTGCAAGGCAACAAAACAAGTCCAAAGAATGGAAGACAACCCAGACTTGTACCATACCACATACATTGGCAGCCATACATGCAGAAACATCCCTGAGGCTCCACAAATCATCACAGATTCTGATCCCTGGGAATCTTGCAATCTTACGAGTAGTGTCAGTTCTCATTCAAAGATTCCTAGATATGAAGAACAAGATCATCATCCCCTTGTGGGGTCGTCCTGTGAAGTAGAGCAAGAATCTAAGGAAGATCAGACACCAAGTGGTCTAGCAGACAATGTTTCGTCTTTAAATTCATTCATGTGGAAGGATCTCATACCATTTGAAGAACCAGTGGATGAGCCTACCATGATATTGAGGTCTGATTATGAGGCAGTGGATTCTATACACTTGTTCTCATGTACAGAGGTCACCTCTCAAAGTTTGGACATGGATTTTGTCGTCAAGTCTTTTGATTTTGACTGtgattttcattttgattag